Genomic window (Streptomyces sp. NBC_01431):
AGCGGCACCGCGGACGGCACACCGGTGATCCTCTACCCCTGCACCGGCCAAGCCAACCAGCGCTGGACCCTGGGCGACGACGAGAGTGTGGAAGCGCTCGGCAAGTGCCTGACCGCGAGCGGCGCCGACGCGGGAGGCGCGGCCACCCTGTCGGAGTGCACCGGCGCGGACACCCAGCGGTGGTCCACCGACCAGGACGGCACGCTGGTCAACGCCGCGTCCGGGCTCTGCCTCGACGTGTACGGCGGCGGAACGGCGAGCGGCACCAAGCTCGACACCTGGACCTGCGGCGACCATCAGGCCAACCAGACCTGGGCGCTGCCCGTGTGACCTGGGGCGTCAGCCCGCGGGGACGAGCTCCTGTCGCACGCTGATCGCATCGAGGCGGATCGTGAACGCCGCGGTGTCCTCGGCGCCCAGCGACAGGAGCTTCTCCTTGTCCGCGCCCACGCTCACCTCGACCCGGAAGGCGACGACATGAAGGCGCTCGCCGGTCTCCTCGTCCTGGAGCGCGAAGAGGAGGTTGTAGGAGTAGCGGGTGCCCTCCTGCGCGTCGTGGAAGGCGAGGTGCGCGGCACCCTCCTGTTCGCCGAGGCCGAGGAACACCCGGGCAAGCGCGGCGTCGGTCTTCGCCCAGAAGACCGGGTTCCCGAACGGCTCGACCAGCGCCTGGCGCACGGCCTGCTTCAGCGTGAGGACCAGAACCTGCACCGGCGCCGTCTCCTGGAGGCCGAAACCGGGGATGATCTTGACGACGGTGCTGTCCGGCAGCCCGCGCGCGGCCGAGCGCACCGCCGCGAAGTCGAAGCCGTCGGCCGCCGGTGCTATCGCCTCCTGGAGCACCGCCTGGGCCGCCCGCGTCCGGTCCCAGGCGTCCGGGCCGACTTCCACGACCGTCCTGAAGGCGGCCTTTGTGCTGGTGGCCCGGTCAACCATGGCTGCTCCCGCGGAGGTTGGAAGTGATCACGTGCAGACGCGCCAGTATGCACAAGGGGTCACCGGATGGCAGAGCGGTCTCATATTCCGTACGCGGTGGGACCGATTCTGACCTTCTCCAGGGCGTGCGTAACCGGCTGTGACCATGCGTGCCGCTCTGACCTGCATGAACCACGGAAAGTGACGCCCGTCACTTCGGGTGATTTTTTCGGCATGTTCCCCGCATGCCGGGGCAGGGGCGGTGATGGCCCTGTCCCAGCACCGCATCGGAGGATCCGAACCATGCCCGAGCTTTTCATCGACGGCCAGTGGCAAGGCGCCGTCGACGGGCGGACCCGTGAGATCCGGTGTCCCGCCGACGGCACCCTGGTCGCCACCGTCGACGAGGCGGGTCCCAAGGACACCGCCGCCGCGATCGCCGCGGCCCGCGCGGCCTTCGACCACGGTCCGTGGCCGAGGACCGCGCCGGCCGAGCGCGGCGCACTCCTGCTGCGCGTCGCCGACCTGCTCGTACGCGACAAGGAGCAGCTCGCCCGCGCCGAGTCCCTCGACACCGGCAAGCGCCTGGTCGAGTCCCGCTACGACATGGACGACATCGCCAACTGCTTCCGCTATTTCGGAACGCTCGTCACCGCGCAGGGCGCCGGCCGCGTCGTCGACACCGGCAACCCGGTCGTGGACAGTCGCGTCGTGCAGGAGCCGGTGGGTGTGTGCGGCCTGATCACGCCGTGGAACTACCCGCTGCTCCAGACCGCGTGGAAGGTCGCCCCGGCGATCGGCGCGGGCAACACCTTCGTGCTGAAGCCCAGCGAGCTCACCCCGCACACCGCCATCCACCTCATGAAGCTCCTTCAGGAGGCCGGGCTGCCGGACGGCGTCGCCAACCTCGTCCTCGGTGCGGGACCCGAGGCGGGCGCGCCGCTCGCCGAGCACCAGGACGTCGACCTCGTCTCCTTCACCGGCGGGCTCGTGACCGGCCGCCGCATCATGGCCGCGGCCTCCTCCACCGTGAAGAAGACCGCGCTCGAACTCGGCGGCAAGAACCCCAACATCGTCTTCGCCGACGCGGGCAAGGACGAGGCGAGCTTCGACGCCGCCGTGGACAACGCGCTCACCGCCGTGTTCCTGCACTCCGGACAGGTCTGCTCGGCCGGTACCCGGCTCCTGGTCGAGGACGCGCTGCACGACCGCTTCGTGGACGAACTGGTGCGCCGCGCCCGGCAGATCCGGCTCGGCGGACCCTTCGACGAGCGCGCCGAGACCGGCCCGCTGATCTCCGCGGCCCACCGCGACAAGGTCGAGGCGTACGTCGCCGCGGGCGTCGCCGAGGGCGCCGTGCTGCGCTGCGGCGGCGCACGGCCCGAGGACCCCGCGCTGGCGTTCGGCCACTACTACCCGCCGACCATCCTGGACGAGTGCCGGGCCGGTATGAGCGTGGTGCGGGAGGAGTCCTTCGGGCCCGTCCTGACCGTCGAGCGCTTCACCGACGAGGACGAGGCGGTGCGCCTGGCCAACGACACGGTCTACGGCCTGGCCGGCGCGGTGTGGAGCACCGACGAGGCCAGGGCGCGGCGCGTCGCGGCCCGGCTGCGCCTGGGCACCGTATGGATCAACGACTTCCATCCGTACGTCCCGCAGGCCGAGTGGGGCGGCTACAAGCAGTCCGGCACCGGGCGCGAGCTCGGGCCCGCGGGCCTGGCCGAGTACCAGGAGACCAAGCACATCTGGCGCAACACCGCCCCCGAACCCCAGCGGTGGTTCGAGAGCTGACCCGCTGAACCCCGGCCGGTCCTCGACGGGCACCGGCCGGGCACCGCCCCCATGCCTCCTCCTGTTCCCTGCCTACTTGGAGTCTGGTCATGAGCATGACCAAGGATGATGCCGAACTCCAGGAGTTCGGCTACAGACCCGAACTCAAGCGCACGCTCGGCAACTTCCACACCTTCGCCGCCGGCATCAGCTACATCTCGATCCTCACCGGCACCTTCCAGCTGTTCTACTTCGGCTTCGGATTCGGCGGGCCCGCCTACTGGTGGTCGTGGCCGCTCGTCTTCGTCGGCCAGCTGATGGTCGCCCTGTGCTTCGCCGAACTCGCCGCCCGCTACCCGGTGGCGGGCTCCGTCTACAACTGGGCCAAGAAGCTCGGTGGTCCGCACGTCGGCTGGCTGGCCGGCTGGATGATGCTGATCGCCTCGATCGTGTCGATCGCCGCGGTGGCCCTGGCCTACCAGGCCACCCTGCCCCAGATCTCGAAGGCGTTCCAGATCGTCGGCGACGGCACTGGCACCTACGACGTCGCCACCAACGCCGTCATCCTCGCCGCGGTGCTGATCCTGTTCACCACCCTGGTCAACGCGTTCGGCGTCAAACTGATGGCCCGCATCAACACGGCGGGCGTCTTCCTCGAACTCGTCGCCACCGTCGTCCTGATCGTGCTGTTCGCCGTGCACGTCGTGCGCGGCCCCGGCGTCGTGCTCGACACCCACGGCCACGGCAGCGGCGGAAGCTTCGGTTACATGGGCGCGTTCCTCACCGCGGCCCTCGCCTCCGCCTACGTGATGTACGGGTTCGACACGGCCGCCTCCCTCGGCGAGGAGTCCGTCGACCCCTCCCGCAACGCGCCCCGCGCGATCCTGCGGGCGCTGCTCGCCTCGTTCGTCCTCGGCGGACTGATCCTGATCCTCGCGCTGATGAGCGTCAGCAGCCTCGACGGCAAGGGCATCACCACCGACGGACTCCAGTACGTGGTCCTCGACGTACTCGGCGACACCGGCGGCAAACTCATGCTCTGGTGCGTTCTGATAGCCGTCACCGTGTGCGCGCTCGCCGTGCACACCGCGGCGATCCGCCTCGCGTTCGCGATGTCCAGGGACAACAACCTGCCCGCCGCGTCCCTGATGGCGAAGGTCAGCCCGCGCTTCAAGACCCCGGTGCTGCCCGCCGTCGTTATCGGCGTACTGGCCCTGGTGATCCTCCTGGTGAACATCCGCCAGCCGCAGATCTTCTCGGTCGTCACCAGCATCGGCATCATCATGATCTACGTCGCCTATCTGCTGGTCACGGCGCCGATGCTGATCGCCCGCCTGCGCGGCAAGTGGACCCCGGCGGGCGAGGGCAAGTTCTCGCTGGGCCGCTGGGGCCTGCCGGTGAACATCCTCGCCGTGCTGTGGGGCGGCGCGATGACCATCAACCTGACCTGGCCGCGCGCCGAGGTCTACAACGCCGCCGCCCCCTACCACTGGTACCTGCGCTGGGGCGCCTTCCTCTTCGTCGGAGCCGTCCTGCTCGGCGGCTTCGCCTACTACTGGTTCATCCAGCGCCACCGCACCGGTGTGCTCGCGAGCCATGCCGCCCAGGACAACGAAAGTGAGCCGGAGAACCATGTCCACGCAGCCTGAATCCCCCGTCCGCACCGAGGAGTTCGACTACGTCGTCGTCGGCGGCGGCACCGCGGGCAACGTGGTCGCGGCCCGCCTCAGCGAGGACCCCTCCGTCACCGTGTGCGTCCTGGAGGCCGGACCCTCCGACGTCGGTGACGACAACGTCCTCAAGCTCGACCGCTGGATGGGCCTCCTTGAGTCCGGCTACGACTGGGACTACCCCGTCGAGCCGCAGTCCCACGGCAACAGCTTCATGCGGCACGCCCGCGCCAAGGTGCTCGGCGGCTGTTCCTCGCACAACTCGTGCATCGCCTTCTGGGCGCCCGCCGAGGACCTCAACGCCTGGGAAGCGGCGGGCTGTTCGGGCTGGGGAGCCGCCGACATCTTCCCCCTGTACCAGCGCCTGGAGACCAACGACGCCCCCGGCGACCACCACGGCCGCAGCGGCCCGGTGAAGATCCGCAACGTCAAGTCCGCCGACCCCTGCGGCGCGGCCCTCCTCGACGCCTGCGCCCAACAGGGCATCCCCACCACGCAGTTCAACGACGGCAAGACCGTGATCCGGGGCGCCAACTGGTTCCAGATCAACTCCGACGAGAACAACATCCGCCAGTCCTCCTCGGTGGCCTATCTGCACCCCGTGATGGACAAGCGACCCAACCTCGTCGTGCGCACCGGGGTCCGTGCCAAGAAGCTCCTGATCGACGGCGACCGGCGCTGCACCGGCGCCGAGTACCTCGACCCGGACCTGATCCACACCCGTACCGTCACCGCCCGGCGAGAGGTCATCGTCTCCTGCGGCTCCATCGACACCCCCAAGCTGCTCATGCTGTCCGGCATCGGTCCGGCGGCCCATCTGCGCGACGTGGGCGTGGACGTCCTCGTGGACGCCCCCGGCGTCGGCGAGAACCTCCAGGACCACCCCGAGGGCGTCATCATGTGGGAGGCCAAGCAGCCCATGACGACGGCCTCCACGCAGTGGTGGGAGATCGGCATCTTCGCGGACACCGAACCCGGCCTTGAGCGACCGGACCTGATGTTCCACTACGGCCAGGTGCCGTTCGACATGAACACCGCCCGGTACGGCTACCCCACCACCGAGAACGCGTTCTGCCTCACCCCCAACGTGACGCAGGCCAAGTCGCGCGGCACCGTGCGGCTGCGCACCCGCGACTACCGGGACAAGCCGATGGTCGACCCGCGCTACTTCACGCACGAGCACGACGAGCGGGTGATGACGTACGGCCTGAAGCTGGCCCGCGAGATCGCGGCGCAGCCCGCGCTGAGCGGCTGGGCGGGCGCCGAACTCGCGCCCGGCCCGGATGTGCGCACCGACGACGAGCTGCTCGACTACATCCGCAAGACCCACAACACCGTCTACCACCCCGCCTCCACGGTGAAGATGGGTGCGGACGACGACCCGATGGCGCCGCTGGACGCCAAGCTGCGCGTCAAGGGCATCGACGGGCTGCGGGTCTGCGACGGCTCGGTCATGCCGGAGCTCGTGACCGTCAACCCGTGCATCACCACGATGGCGATCGGCGAGAAGTGCGCCGACCTCCTCAAGGCCGACGCGCGCTGACATCCGCCGACCGGCTCGGGGCCTCCCGTACGGCGGCCCGGAGCCGGGGCGGCGTACGCGGCCCGAAAGGGGCGCTGTGACCTTGTGCGGCTCCGCCGCGGGGGCGACCACCCGCGGCCGGCATGACGTCCCGCGAAGCGGCTAGGCCGGGGGAAGCAGCGGCCCGCAGTCCCACTGCTGGAAGATCAGCCGGGTCTCCACCCGGGCCACCTCGGGCCGTGAGGTGAACTCGTCAAGCACGAGCCGCTGGAGATCCGCGGTGTCGGCCACGGTCACATGCACCAGATAGTCGTCGGGGCCGGTCAGATGGAACAGCGACCGCGACTCCGGCAGCGCCCTGACCCGCTCCACGAACGGACCGATCAGATCACGCCGGTGCGGACGCACCTGCACGGAAAGCAGCGCCTGGAGCCCCCGGCCCAGCTTGGCCGGATCGACGCGCAGCTGATAGCCCAGGATCACGCCGGTGCGGCGCAGCCGCGCCACCCGGTCCAGGCAGGTCGACGGAGCCACCCCGACTTCGGCGGCGAGATCACGGTAGGTCGTGCGTGCGTCGTTCTGCAGAAGGCGCAGAATGTGCAGATCCACCGGGTCCAGTACGACGGATTCGGCCATGGCCCGAACGTAACACGGAGTGTGGTCCGCGGGGCCCGGGGACTGTTCACAGTGGCCCCATGGACGCCGACACCACGAACGCCACCGCCACATCCGTGGACACCCTGGCCGTGCACGCGGGCCGCGAAGACCTCGCCGCCCTGGGCCTGCACGCCCCGCCCATCGACCTGTCCACGACCTACCCCTCGTACGACAGCAGGGCCGAAGCCGCCCGCATCGACGCCTTCGCCGCCACCGGCGAGGCCCCCGAGGGCCCGCCGGTCTACGGACGGCTCGGCAACCCGACCGTCGCCCGCTTCGAGACGGCGCTGGCCCGCCTGGAGGACACCGAGGCGGCCGTCGCCTTCGCCAGCGGAATGGCGGCGCTGTCGGCCGTCCTGCTCGCCCAGCACGCCACCGGCCTGCGCCACGTCGTGGCCGTACGCCCCCTGTACGGGTGCAGCGACCACCTGCTGACCGCCGGGCTCCTGGGCAGCGAGGTCACCTGGGCCGACCCGGAGGGCGTCGCGGCCGCGATCCGCCCCGACACCGCGCTCGTCATGGTGGAGAGCCCGGCCAATCCGACCCTGGCGGAGGTGGACCTGGCGGCGCTCGCGGAGGCCTGCGGAACGGTTCCGCTGCTCGTCGACAACACCTTCGCCACCCCCGTCCTGCAACGCCCGGTGCACAGCGGGGCCCGCCTCGTGCTGCACAGCGCGACCAAGTACCTCGGCGGGCACGGGGACGTCCTCGGCGGGGTCGTCGCCTGCGACGAGGCCTTCGCCCGCCGACTGCGCCAGATCCGGTTCGCCACGGGCGGCGTCCTCCACCCGCTCGCGGGCTACCTGCTGCTGCGCGGTCTCTCCACGCTGCCGGTACGGGTGCGCGCCGCATCGGCGAGTGCCGCCTCGCTCGCCGCGCGCCTGGCCGCCGACCCTCGCGTGCTGCGGGTCCACTACCCGAAGCTGGGCGGCGCGATGGTGGCCTTCGAGACGCGCACCGACCCGCACGAGGTGATCGCCCGGGTGCGCCTGATCACCCCGGCGGTCAGCCTCGGCAGCGTCGACAGCCTCATCCAGCACCCCGCCTCCATCAGCCATCGCATCGTGCCCGAGGACGACCGGGCATCGGCCGGTGTCAGCGAGCGGCTGCTGCGGATGTCGGTCGGCCTTGAGGACACGGAGGATCTGTGGCGCGACCTGGACCAGGCGCTGGACGGCGAGCCGGTCCACCCAACTCGCCTTCTGGAACAGGGTGTTCAGGTTCCGGACAGGACCGAGGACGCCGAGTTCGCCGGCGTCTGAGCGCCGGGACCGGCCTTCGTTGAGCCGGGCGGCTCAGCGCGCCGTCTTGTTCCGGGTGAACTCGTCCTTGCCGAAACCGGCCCAACTGACCTCCAGCTTGGTGCCGTTCAGCCGGGCCGTGCCCCTGGTGCGGGTGGTGTTGCCGTCCGGGCAGGTGAGGTGCAGCTCCGTCTGACCGGCGGCGCTGCTCACCGTGCCGTTGCACAGGTGCTCGCCGAGGACGGAGGCGTTCTTGTCCTTGACGACGAGGGCGACGGGCTTGCCCTGGGTCACGGCCACCCAGTCACCGTCGATGCCTGCGGCCTTGCCGGGGGCGCCGGTTGAGGGGCTCGCGCTCGTGCCGGTGCCGCCGGTTCCGGTGGGCGCCTTCGCCGGGGCGCTGCTCGCGGCCCCCGCCGAGGCCTTGCCCGACGTCGTGTCGGGCGACTTGGCCGAGCCGCCACTGCCGCACCCCGAGGCGAGGAGGACGGCGGCGAGCCCCACGGAGGCGAGGCCGGTGTTACGCGAGAACCTGTGCACTGCTGATCGTCCCCCTGCGGAGCATCTACGGATGCGTCAAGCTACCAGCCGGGCCCGGCGCGAGACGCCGACTTGGGCTTCTCGTGAGCACCCGGGACCGGCAGGGCCGCGCTCAGTCGTCCAGGGTGATCCGCACGGCCACGGTGCCGCTCGGGCCGCGGCGCAGCCGGCTGCCGAGCAGCGTGAGCCGGCCGAGCAGTCCGTACTTGCGGCGCAGCAGCGCGCGGCACGCCGCGGTGGCCGCGGCGTCGCAGATCACCGCGGTCGCGGGGTGCTGTTCGCCCGTCGGGTTGCCGCGCACGTCGCAGGGCCCCGCCAGCACCCCTGGCCGGTTGCGGATGCGCTTGACCTTCCAGGAGTCGGCGACCGTCCAGATCATCAGGGCGTCACCGTCGCGGACGACCCACACCGGGGTGGCCACGGGGCTGCCGTCCTTCTTGTAGGACGTGACGAGCAGGTACTTTCCGGCGCCGAGCCGGTCCAGCACATCGGCTTGCATACGGCCTCCTCACGTTCGAAACGACAGGTGGACGGCCCCTTTCTAGCAGGTGCCCGCCGACCGACCACCCACCTTGCCCGGAACACCACTTGACGTCACACCCGCCCCGGCGAACCCGCACCACACCCGCCGTGCGCTGCCACGATGGAACGGCAGTACGTCCCGACCTGACGACCGGATGTCCCGCGAGGACAGGAGCACAGCGATGGCGACCGGATCACCCAACCCGAACGACCCCGCCCACCACTTCACCCCCTCACCGCTGAACGAGCTGCTGTACGGCCACTTCTACTCCGCCGCGCTGCGGGCGGTGGCCGTGCACCGCATCGCCGATCTGCTGGCCGAGGGTCCCCGGACGGCCGAGGACCTCGCCACGAGCGCGGGCCTGCACGCCGTGTCCCTGCGGCGCGTCCTGCGGCTGCTCGCCGCGCGAGGGCTCTTCAGGGAGGACGCGCGGGGCGCCTTCGAGCTGACGGACAACGGAACTCCGTTGCGTACGGACGTCCCCGGCTCGCAGCACGCGACGATCATGCTGGTCTCGGGCGAGATGTTCGCCACCGCGGCCGAGGGGATCGTGGACACCGTGCGCACCGGGACGCCGTCCTTCGAGACCACCTACGGTGTCCCGTTCTTCGAGCACCTGGCCGGCTCACCCGCCGAGCGACAGCTCTTCGACGCGGGCATGGCATCCCTGTCCGGCCCGGTCGACGGCCTCGTCGCGCAGAGCTGTCCGCTGCCCGGCAGCGGAACCGTCGTCGACGTCGGCGGCGGCCGGGGCGGACTGCTGCGCGCCGTGCTCACCCGCGAACCCGCCCTGACCGGGGTGCTCTTCGACCAGCCGGACACGGTGGCCGACCACGTGCTCGACAGCGAGGAAGTACGGGGCCGCTGGCGCGTGGAGAGCGGTGACTTCTTCTCGGCCGTACCGCGCGGCGGCGACGTCTATCTGCTCAAGCACATCCTGCACGACTGGGACGACGACGGCTGCGTCCGCATCCTGGAGGCGATCCGCCGTTCGGCCACCTTGGGCACCAAGCTGCTCGTGATCGACGCGGTACTTCCGGAGGGCAGCGCCCCGCACCCCGCCGTCGCCCTGGAGCTCATCATGATGATTCTGGTGCGGGGCAGGGAGC
Coding sequences:
- a CDS encoding Type-2Aa cytolytic delta-endotoxin encodes the protein MVDRATSTKAAFRTVVEVGPDAWDRTRAAQAVLQEAIAPAADGFDFAAVRSAARGLPDSTVVKIIPGFGLQETAPVQVLVLTLKQAVRQALVEPFGNPVFWAKTDAALARVFLGLGEQEGAAHLAFHDAQEGTRYSYNLLFALQDEETGERLHVVAFRVEVSVGADKEKLLSLGAEDTAAFTIRLDAISVRQELVPAG
- a CDS encoding aldehyde dehydrogenase family protein; protein product: MPELFIDGQWQGAVDGRTREIRCPADGTLVATVDEAGPKDTAAAIAAARAAFDHGPWPRTAPAERGALLLRVADLLVRDKEQLARAESLDTGKRLVESRYDMDDIANCFRYFGTLVTAQGAGRVVDTGNPVVDSRVVQEPVGVCGLITPWNYPLLQTAWKVAPAIGAGNTFVLKPSELTPHTAIHLMKLLQEAGLPDGVANLVLGAGPEAGAPLAEHQDVDLVSFTGGLVTGRRIMAAASSTVKKTALELGGKNPNIVFADAGKDEASFDAAVDNALTAVFLHSGQVCSAGTRLLVEDALHDRFVDELVRRARQIRLGGPFDERAETGPLISAAHRDKVEAYVAAGVAEGAVLRCGGARPEDPALAFGHYYPPTILDECRAGMSVVREESFGPVLTVERFTDEDEAVRLANDTVYGLAGAVWSTDEARARRVAARLRLGTVWINDFHPYVPQAEWGGYKQSGTGRELGPAGLAEYQETKHIWRNTAPEPQRWFES
- a CDS encoding APC family permease, with amino-acid sequence MSMTKDDAELQEFGYRPELKRTLGNFHTFAAGISYISILTGTFQLFYFGFGFGGPAYWWSWPLVFVGQLMVALCFAELAARYPVAGSVYNWAKKLGGPHVGWLAGWMMLIASIVSIAAVALAYQATLPQISKAFQIVGDGTGTYDVATNAVILAAVLILFTTLVNAFGVKLMARINTAGVFLELVATVVLIVLFAVHVVRGPGVVLDTHGHGSGGSFGYMGAFLTAALASAYVMYGFDTAASLGEESVDPSRNAPRAILRALLASFVLGGLILILALMSVSSLDGKGITTDGLQYVVLDVLGDTGGKLMLWCVLIAVTVCALAVHTAAIRLAFAMSRDNNLPAASLMAKVSPRFKTPVLPAVVIGVLALVILLVNIRQPQIFSVVTSIGIIMIYVAYLLVTAPMLIARLRGKWTPAGEGKFSLGRWGLPVNILAVLWGGAMTINLTWPRAEVYNAAAPYHWYLRWGAFLFVGAVLLGGFAYYWFIQRHRTGVLASHAAQDNESEPENHVHAA
- a CDS encoding GMC family oxidoreductase; its protein translation is MSTQPESPVRTEEFDYVVVGGGTAGNVVAARLSEDPSVTVCVLEAGPSDVGDDNVLKLDRWMGLLESGYDWDYPVEPQSHGNSFMRHARAKVLGGCSSHNSCIAFWAPAEDLNAWEAAGCSGWGAADIFPLYQRLETNDAPGDHHGRSGPVKIRNVKSADPCGAALLDACAQQGIPTTQFNDGKTVIRGANWFQINSDENNIRQSSSVAYLHPVMDKRPNLVVRTGVRAKKLLIDGDRRCTGAEYLDPDLIHTRTVTARREVIVSCGSIDTPKLLMLSGIGPAAHLRDVGVDVLVDAPGVGENLQDHPEGVIMWEAKQPMTTASTQWWEIGIFADTEPGLERPDLMFHYGQVPFDMNTARYGYPTTENAFCLTPNVTQAKSRGTVRLRTRDYRDKPMVDPRYFTHEHDERVMTYGLKLAREIAAQPALSGWAGAELAPGPDVRTDDELLDYIRKTHNTVYHPASTVKMGADDDPMAPLDAKLRVKGIDGLRVCDGSVMPELVTVNPCITTMAIGEKCADLLKADAR
- a CDS encoding Lrp/AsnC family transcriptional regulator, with translation MAESVVLDPVDLHILRLLQNDARTTYRDLAAEVGVAPSTCLDRVARLRRTGVILGYQLRVDPAKLGRGLQALLSVQVRPHRRDLIGPFVERVRALPESRSLFHLTGPDDYLVHVTVADTADLQRLVLDEFTSRPEVARVETRLIFQQWDCGPLLPPA
- a CDS encoding trans-sulfuration enzyme family protein, whose amino-acid sequence is MDADTTNATATSVDTLAVHAGREDLAALGLHAPPIDLSTTYPSYDSRAEAARIDAFAATGEAPEGPPVYGRLGNPTVARFETALARLEDTEAAVAFASGMAALSAVLLAQHATGLRHVVAVRPLYGCSDHLLTAGLLGSEVTWADPEGVAAAIRPDTALVMVESPANPTLAEVDLAALAEACGTVPLLVDNTFATPVLQRPVHSGARLVLHSATKYLGGHGDVLGGVVACDEAFARRLRQIRFATGGVLHPLAGYLLLRGLSTLPVRVRAASASAASLAARLAADPRVLRVHYPKLGGAMVAFETRTDPHEVIARVRLITPAVSLGSVDSLIQHPASISHRIVPEDDRASAGVSERLLRMSVGLEDTEDLWRDLDQALDGEPVHPTRLLEQGVQVPDRTEDAEFAGV
- a CDS encoding PPOX class F420-dependent oxidoreductase, giving the protein MQADVLDRLGAGKYLLVTSYKKDGSPVATPVWVVRDGDALMIWTVADSWKVKRIRNRPGVLAGPCDVRGNPTGEQHPATAVICDAAATAACRALLRRKYGLLGRLTLLGSRLRRGPSGTVAVRITLDD
- a CDS encoding methyltransferase — protein: MATGSPNPNDPAHHFTPSPLNELLYGHFYSAALRAVAVHRIADLLAEGPRTAEDLATSAGLHAVSLRRVLRLLAARGLFREDARGAFELTDNGTPLRTDVPGSQHATIMLVSGEMFATAAEGIVDTVRTGTPSFETTYGVPFFEHLAGSPAERQLFDAGMASLSGPVDGLVAQSCPLPGSGTVVDVGGGRGGLLRAVLTREPALTGVLFDQPDTVADHVLDSEEVRGRWRVESGDFFSAVPRGGDVYLLKHILHDWDDDGCVRILEAIRRSATLGTKLLVIDAVLPEGSAPHPAVALELIMMILVRGRERTVTEFERLLSRAGFRLNRIVPTPSLPSVIEAEAV